The genomic DNA ACAGCCTTGAAGGCGGATCAGTAGAAGCATACATGGCAATAGTTGCCGGAAGACTTGGATTTTCACCAAAGAAAAGTGCCGGACTTCTGACCGCGGCAAAGATGAAACATGCTGCAGTCGTAACCCGGTCATTCAGGGGGGTAGAAGTTACCGCAGTTGTCACCGGGGGAATAGAAGTGAACGGAGGGCGTGCAGGAGATCCGGCATCATACTTCCAGGAAAACGGAAATATAGAGATGATTTCCGGCACTATCAACACGCTTCTTCTCATTGGCGCACACCTCCCGGCATACGCCATGACAAAGGCCGTAATGACTGCAACCGAGGCGAAAGCAGCAGCGCTACAGGAACTCATGGCCCAGAGCAAATATTCTTCAGGAATAGCAACCGGTTCCGGGACGGATGGAATCGCAGTTATTGCAGACACAACTCATGAAAAACGACTTACTGATGCAGGCAAACACTCGAAGCTCGGTGAACTTATTGGAATTGTGGTAAAGGAGGCAACAACTACAGCGCTCCGGAGACAGTCTGAGCTTTCAGCAGAAAGCCAGGCAGATTGTATGGTACGGTTAAACCGGTTTGGAGTGAAGGAGGATGACCTCTGGGTTTTTGCAACAAGATTGGATGGAGAGAATCGAAAACCTGCCTTTTTCCGTTCACTTCAACAGGTAGCACGAGATCCTGCCATTCTCGCCGGAGTTACTGCTATTATTCATATTATGGATGAGATCAGCTGGGGTCTCCTCCCTGAGACTGCAGGAAGAAACACTGCGAGAATTTATCTTAAGGGGATTCCGGAAATGTGCGGATTAATACCGGATGAGGAACTCCACTCACTCCTCCAAAATGAAGACTCGGTAAAAGAACTCCTTCAGAAAACACTTGCATGGATAATCAAAAGGAGGATTCCGGTATAATGTCTGAATCATACAATTTTCCTTTTACTGCCATTGTTGGTCAGGAAGCAATGAAACAGGCCCTGCTCTATAATATTATAATGCCCTCCATAGGGGGCGTACTTATCAGGGGAGAGAAAGGAACAGCAAAATCAACCGCAGTCAGGGCATTGGCATCACTCCTGCCTGAACGAAAATGCGTAAAAGGGTGCCCGTTCCGATGTAATTTTGATGAACCGGATAATTATTGCTCACTCTGTAGAGGGTGTTGCACCAATGATCAATATCATGCAGGATCACAAATGATCGATCTCTACCCCTTAAGCTATCAACCAAAATAGACTAATTGATGTATGAACCTGCATGTATCAATTCCCACTTTACATACTGTGTTTGCAAAAATATAGGAAAAACCTGAACCTCTTGACGGTTTTATAATATTCGTAGCAAATTCTTTAATTTTAACTATACCCTCAAATCTGATAAGTTTTTTTATATTATGCACTAATGCAGCTAAAAAGAATTCTCCCTCGCAATTCTCTTTCCCTTTTTGAGAGAAACTCCTAAACCTCATATTATGTTTCATATTACCAAAAACTGGTTCGACCATGTATTTTCGTTTTCGATATAACTCTCTACCAGTGGGGGATTTCACACGTACTTCCATAACTCGTTTACAAATTTCCTGAGTTGTTGCTTGTTTCTCTCTGTTCATAAAAGATTGCCAAACAAACGTCCCGATACTTTGCAATTCCGGAAATGTGATTATTTCTCCCATACAAATCGCCCGACATATCATTTCCATTCGTGAGATATACCCATCATTATCTGAATATTCTGGAATTTTTCTTTCTTTAGAAGGAGGGATGATGAGTTGAATGCCATAATCCAATTCTGCTAAAGAATTCGGGTATGAGAAATAACCTGCATCAGATAGTAGTATATTAGGCGAAATTGATGGATGAATACCCGTAAAAAGGTCTTCGAGTTCATTTAGCATAGGTATTAATAATTTTTTATCGTTTTGCTCATCTGATATCATTGCAGCGAGGATAAATTGATTTTCAGAAACGATAATCTGCCCATTATACCCTTGAATCCAGCCATTGGTGGTTGACATTATCTGACTTTCAGGATCAGTGAGATTTACTTTTGAATCTGAAGATGGCTCTTTTTTAGGCTCTAAAGGCTTTCTACCTCGTTTCTTTTTACCCGATTCTAATTCTTCTTTTTCGCGGTCCAGAATCTTTTCTTCTTGTTTTTTAGATTCGATATCATGTCGTTCAATTAATTTCTCTTTAGCCCGATTAAGAACTTCCTTTCGTTTTTCTTTTGTTGAAAGATGCTCAGGTAGTCGGTTAATCTCCATATCCTGAATATTTATATCATCGTTTTCTAACTCATCAATTTCCTGTGATTCATCAAAAAGCCGACCTAGCTCTGCTTCAAGGTATTTTAATTTTTTATTGGCTGATAAAGAGGCATTACAGCCAAATTTTGATCCATCGAGGGCTAGGACACCGATTCTTGCTATCCCGGATTCTACGATAATTTGAGATAATTGTTTAAAAAGGGATTTGATTTCTTTTGAATTATTCTTCTTGAAACGATAGATCGTTGTATGGTCAGGTGTAAGATTATTGGCGACGATCCGATATCCAATATCATAATGGCAGCACATCTCAATTTTTCTGCTAGATTTTTCTCCACGAATCATTGAATAAATTATTATTCCAAGCATTGAACGAGGATCAAAAAAGGCAGAACCGCGACCATCGTCACGATATTTATTAATAAATGGACTAATCTCACCGTTCGCTGATCTTAAATTCAGATTCCTGAATTGATCCCAATTGAGTATAAACACTAATATCAACATTCATCAGATTTAAAATCTCTCGATGCTTTTGATTTATCCCAGTAATTGTGTAAAAAACCTGTTCACCATAAAATGAAACTAACAAATAAATCTCTTTGAAAAACTCAATAATTCTTTCAGTTTTAGGATTATTTACTATTTTCGTTGGATTATATTCGAAAAGACCACTCAAACCCTGACCTCTACTTTTCAGCGAATCCCTGACTTTTTTCTCAATAATAACAAGTGGTCTCATTACAATAGTCAAAAACTTCACTAAACCATCAATTCTGTCATCTCGTTGAATAAACATTGGGGCAAGTGAAAGTGCCTTTCCCTTCAGCCGATGAAATTGATGCTCTATGATATACTGATCACGGTAAGTCAGAACAACATCTTGCATCGATAATTCATTTTCTGGTTTATTTGTTACATATACCCTCCATCCTGATAATTCCTGCGCTTGTTGAAGGGCTTGCAAGTTAATAGTTGGTTTAACCTCAATTCTCGTCGATTGTTCAATTCTGGCGGGATTGTTTCCGTATTTTCGTTTTGGAGTATTACTAATATGCTCGATATACTCAACTTCGAATACCGCTGTTAATCCCTTATCTCCAAGAATAGCATGTACTTTTTCTTTTGCTTCCTCGATTGTTCGGTAAATTTTCTTTCCCTTTCCTCTTTTATTCATTGAATTTATCTCAAAGAAAGCTTTTTTTACTTGCTCTTCAAGTGATAATCTGAATTTATTTGCATGAGCAAATGATTTTGCGTAGATTAGCCGTTCCTCCCAGGTTATGATTTTCCCCTCATATTCCATTGAATGAGATATTTTTTTCTCAAATCCTTCGGCTATAATCGCATCGCTTCCATCATAGTACGATCGTGAAACTTGTGTGAAGGAAAGATTAGACTCCTGATGTGCTATGATTGCAGAATAAATTTCCTGAGTAGGATGAGAGACTTCTGATAACGGGCATAAATAAAAGTCATTATTGATAGTCGTATACAAACGAGTTGCTATGGCACCCATTTTGCAATCTCCCACAAAAAGTAATCCAGATTGTCCCGTAGATTTTTTCACCTTTTCCATTGCAGGGATATAGAGAGGATCATCAGCACAATTTCCAGGGACTACACTAACGGTGAGGGGCAAACCCAGCACATCAAGCACTGAAAGTACGATTTTTATTTGAGGGAGGGAGGCGTCATCTTTTGAGTTGCCAAATTGTATTAATCCGTTTTTATCGATAATTCCATTGCTGTTTACTGTTGTCATATCAAGACGGACGATGTTTTCATCCGTTAAACCATATATACGCAGTGTAGAACGATTTAATTCAGATTCAAATCGGTTCCAAAGTTCATTATTGTGCAATAGAGATAATATACGAGCCAAATGGTCATCAGTAAAGCATTTTGGACTAAATTGAAAACCAATCAATTTTTCCAGTAAATTTTTTTTGGTAGTAACCCACTTCTCCAAGGGACACATACGATGATCATTTTCGGTCAGGCAGTAGCAGATCCAAATGGCAATCGTTTCACCAATCGGCAAACCCACCCAGTTTCTGTGAGGCGAATATACCTCATTCAAAATTCGTATGATTTGAAGTTCTTTTAATGTTTCAAAGATATATGGGATTCCGCCGATGTGTTCAATTTGATGTGTCGGAGCGATCATCCCATATATATGTACACTTCTCAGATATAAAGTTAAGCTTTATAATTTAACATTTACCTTATAAGATCAGCGAAAGGTAAGCTAATATCGAGAATCGAAAGAATTTCTAATATGCCATAAGTAATATCATTTTCAGATAGCCAGTCCATCGCATTGACAGGGAGTAAAAATTGTTGTTCATTACCATATCCTCTAATCATGTTATAGCGATGAGACATATAATATATTGATCTTAATAATATATATAATTAAGCTTTAATAATTTATATTAAGCTTTTTTTGTGTTTGTGCAACAGCCTCTGTAAAGAACGTGTATTGTCCGGGGAAGAACTGATCCCGGATATGGTCCGGATGAGAGTTGTTGAGCTTCCATTGAGTGCCACTGAAGATCGGGTTTCCGGAACACTGGATATTGAACATGCTATCCGGACTGGAAAGAGAAAGTTTCAACCGGGAATTCTTGCTGAAGCCAATGGAAATATTCTCTACGTTGATGAAGTAAATCTGCTCGAAGACCATCTGGTGGATCTACTTCTTGATGCAGCGGCAATGGGGGTAAATTACGTAGAAAGAGAAGGAATTTCATTTTCTCATCCGGCACGGTTCCTTCTTGTGGGGACTATGAACCCTGAAGAGGGTGACCTCCGTCCCCAGCTCCTGGACCGGTTTGGCCTTGTGGTGGATGTAACCGGTGAAGAGGATATGCAGGTACGCAAAGAGATCATCCGGAGAAGACTGGCCTTTGAACATAATCCAAAGGAATTCACCCGTTCTTATCATGAATCAGAAAAAGCATTACGGGATTGTGTGATGTCTGCAAAACCCATGACTGACCGGATACCAATCGATGATACAATTCTTGACAAGGTTGTAACTATTAGTCTGCGACTGGGTGTTGACGGTCATCGGGCTGATCTGACATTGATACGTGCTGCTCTTGCTTCAGCAGCTCTTGCAGGAAGAGCATCCATTTCCCGGGAAGACATTACCCGGGCTGCCGGACTTGCCCTCCCTCACCGGATGTATCGCAGACCTTTCGAGGAACAGTATAGTAACATGGAACAGGTAGAATCCTGGATTGCGGAGCTTTATCAGGATGTTTCATGAGCACGAGTATTTTGCTGATATTAAAGGACTTAATGAAGCAAAATTATCACTTCTTCTCTTCCTGGTATCACCAGTTATCAGGAGTCTGATTCTTATTGGTGGGACCGGTACTGGTAAATCTCATCTTGCCAGGCTGACCAAATCAGTAACAGATGTGAAAACCGTACATCTCCCTCAACATGCAACATGGGACCGGGTTTTTGGCTCAATTGATATCACGGCCTCATTAGCACGGGGAGAAAAAGTAATTGAGCACGGACTTTTAAAAAAGGCTGATGGAGGTATTGTTATCATGGATGATATTCATCTCATGGATCATACTCTCATAACCGCAGTTCTCTCTGCAGCAGAAACCGGAATGGTGAAAATTGAAAGAGATGGAATATCATCAGGATATCAGACAAATTTTAAAATAATCGCGACCCTGAATCAGGATGAAGGGGAAATCTCTCCACATATAATTGATCGGTTTTCCCTCTGTGCTCTATGCCCGGCAATAACCGATCCACTGCTCCGGAAGCAGTTTCTTGAAAAAGCCATAATAAGAAATCCTGGTAATTTTATTCCCGATTCTAAATCCTCTGAAAAAGAAAATCAACAAAGAGAACAGATTTTACAAGCCCAACACCGGTACCCATATGTCCAAATTCCGGATGGGATAATGGATCTGATCACCAGCCTTGCTACAGACCTGGGAGTTGAGGGTCATCGTGGTGATATTGCTCATTCCAGCGCAGCATCTGCCCTTGCAGCGTTGAACGAACGAGATCAGGTTTCGGTTGATGATATTTCAGCAACTCTCCAGGTATCTCTCCAACACCGAAGACGAGATTACCAGAAAGAGCCACAATCTTCACATGATACCGATA from Methanospirillum hungatei JF-1 includes the following:
- a CDS encoding IS1182 family transposase; protein product: MLILVFILNWDQFRNLNLRSANGEISPFINKYRDDGRGSAFFDPRSMLGIIIYSMIRGEKSSRKIEMCCHYDIGYRIVANNLTPDHTTIYRFKKNNSKEIKSLFKQLSQIIVESGIARIGVLALDGSKFGCNASLSANKKLKYLEAELGRLFDESQEIDELENDDINIQDMEINRLPEHLSTKEKRKEVLNRAKEKLIERHDIESKKQEEKILDREKEELESGKKKRGRKPLEPKKEPSSDSKVNLTDPESQIMSTTNGWIQGYNGQIIVSENQFILAAMISDEQNDKKLLIPMLNELEDLFTGIHPSISPNILLSDAGYFSYPNSLAELDYGIQLIIPPSKERKIPEYSDNDGYISRMEMICRAICMGEIITFPELQSIGTFVWQSFMNREKQATTQEICKRVMEVRVKSPTGRELYRKRKYMVEPVFGNMKHNMRFRSFSQKGKENCEGEFFLAALVHNIKKLIRFEGIVKIKEFATNIIKPSRGSGFSYIFANTVCKVGIDTCRFIHQLVYFG
- a CDS encoding IS1634-like element ISMhu4 family transposase, whose translation is MIAPTHQIEHIGGIPYIFETLKELQIIRILNEVYSPHRNWVGLPIGETIAIWICYCLTENDHRMCPLEKWVTTKKNLLEKLIGFQFSPKCFTDDHLARILSLLHNNELWNRFESELNRSTLRIYGLTDENIVRLDMTTVNSNGIIDKNGLIQFGNSKDDASLPQIKIVLSVLDVLGLPLTVSVVPGNCADDPLYIPAMEKVKKSTGQSGLLFVGDCKMGAIATRLYTTINNDFYLCPLSEVSHPTQEIYSAIIAHQESNLSFTQVSRSYYDGSDAIIAEGFEKKISHSMEYEGKIITWEERLIYAKSFAHANKFRLSLEEQVKKAFFEINSMNKRGKGKKIYRTIEEAKEKVHAILGDKGLTAVFEVEYIEHISNTPKRKYGNNPARIEQSTRIEVKPTINLQALQQAQELSGWRVYVTNKPENELSMQDVVLTYRDQYIIEHQFHRLKGKALSLAPMFIQRDDRIDGLVKFLTIVMRPLVIIEKKVRDSLKSRGQGLSGLFEYNPTKIVNNPKTERIIEFFKEIYLLVSFYGEQVFYTITGINQKHREILNLMNVDISVYTQLGSIQESEFKISER
- a CDS encoding adenosylcobinamide amidohydrolase, giving the protein MSEPEPSIKLFHTTSNHEEIYRTEDSIFIKLPPGRAVLSTSWINGGYQEGLRGVFNHQPPHHATCSHSLEGGSVEAYMAIVAGRLGFSPKKSAGLLTAAKMKHAAVVTRSFRGVEVTAVVTGGIEVNGGRAGDPASYFQENGNIEMISGTINTLLLIGAHLPAYAMTKAVMTATEAKAAALQELMAQSKYSSGIATGSGTDGIAVIADTTHEKRLTDAGKHSKLGELIGIVVKEATTTALRRQSELSAESQADCMVRLNRFGVKEDDLWVFATRLDGENRKPAFFRSLQQVARDPAILAGVTAIIHIMDEISWGLLPETAGRNTARIYLKGIPEMCGLIPDEELHSLLQNEDSVKELLQKTLAWIIKRRIPV
- a CDS encoding ATP-binding protein: MCNSLCKERVLSGEELIPDMVRMRVVELPLSATEDRVSGTLDIEHAIRTGKRKFQPGILAEANGNILYVDEVNLLEDHLVDLLLDAAAMGVNYVEREGISFSHPARFLLVGTMNPEEGDLRPQLLDRFGLVVDVTGEEDMQVRKEIIRRRLAFEHNPKEFTRSYHESEKALRDCVMSAKPMTDRIPIDDTILDKVVTISLRLGVDGHRADLTLIRAALASAALAGRASISREDITRAAGLALPHRMYRRPFEEQYSNMEQVESWIAELYQDVS
- a CDS encoding Mg-chelatase subunit ChlI-like protein, which translates into the protein MSESYNFPFTAIVGQEAMKQALLYNIIMPSIGGVLIRGEKGTAKSTAVRALASLLPERKCVKGCPFRCNFDEPDNYCSLCRGCCTNDQYHAGSQMIDLYPLSYQPK